In Macrobrachium nipponense isolate FS-2020 chromosome 36, ASM1510439v2, whole genome shotgun sequence, a genomic segment contains:
- the LOC135203421 gene encoding uncharacterized protein LOC135203421, with amino-acid sequence MVIRRDQQKHFPEIFEYFESRNRLLKDIPKLVGQLNVYVDQEGLLRVRSKMQKLKDDRRMRFPLLISKDSLLTKYIVLDYHERFLHAGCYRLLAEVRKIFWIPRFFSVVKRIIRTCVICRRFNERTVNLNQNCYRDFRINPPEIPFRYIFVDYMGPFFVRSSGKKVKAWIICFTCTWSRAINLKVCRDLSVKEYLRAFQLHTFEFGLPNLCISDQGSQLVAGGNVILDYLKDPEVKLYLEENDIKNLQFEQFFKGNSALGSMVESCVKLTKRCLFGAIRNNVLDIRDFEFLICQTVHLLNRRPIAFKEALRDTDISKTLPDPITPECLIRGYDLVSVNLIPELQRHPDLELDEDYLVSPCDKVKENYTKLRKVRSYLINIYHEEFLANLTNQAVNAKDRFKPVKHTLLQKNDVVLIKEPYSKPNQYPMGIVRDVVLNELGEVTGVTLLKGRTGELTKRHSSNLIFLFRPDVSSNEDKDSPNYDSNDSNLASNRIQGKRRKRKAAKISTLKTRQILQKSLSV; translated from the coding sequence ATGGTAATAAGAAGAGATCAGCAGAAGCACTTCCCtgaaatttttgaatattttgaatccAGAAACCGGTTGCTCAAAGATATCCCCAAGTTAGTTGGACAGCTCAATGTTTATGTGGATCAGGAAGGCCTGTTAAGGGTACGTAGCAAAATGCAGAAACTGAAAGATGACAGAAGGATGCGATTTCCATTGCTAATTTCTAAGGATAGTTTACTAACTAAATATATTGTATTAGATTATCATGAACGTTTTTTACATGCGGGATGCTATAGGCTACTGGCTGAAGTACGTAAGATATTTTGGATACCtagatttttttcagtagttaaaAGGATAATCCGCACATGTGTCATATGCCGTAGGTTCAATGAGAGGACAGTTAATCTTAATCAAAACTGTTATAGAGATTTCAGGATTAATCCCCCAGAGATTCCTTTCCGCTATATTTTTGTAGATTACATGGGACCCTTCTTTGTACGTTCCAGTGGGAAGAAAGTAAAAGCATGGATAATATGTTTTACATGTACATGGAGTAGAGCTATAAATCTGAAGGTGTGCAGGGACTTGAGTGTTAAGGAGTATCTTAGAGCCTTCCAGCTTCATACGTTTGAGTTTGGACTACCAAATTTGTGCATTTCCGATCAGGGATCTCAGTTAGTAGCAGGAGGCAACGTAATTCTAGATTATTTAAAAGACCCAGAAGTTAAACTCTATCTAGAAGAGAATGACATAAAGAACCTTCAGTTTGAACAGTTTTTCAAAGGGAACTCTGCTCTTGGTTCAATGGTTGAAAGTTGTGTGAAACTTACTAAGAGATGCTTATTTGGAGccataagaaataatgttttagaTATAAGGGATTTTGAGTTTTTAATATGTCAGACTGTCCATTTATTGAATAGAAGGCCAATAGCTTTCAAAGAGGCATTAAGAGATACAGATATAAGCAAAACTCTTCCTGATCCCATAACACCAGAGTGTCTAATTAGGGGTTATGACCTTGTTTCAGTTAACTTAATTCCTGAGCTGCAAAGACATCCAGATCTAGAATTGGATGAGGACTATTTAGTTTCTCCTTGTGATAAAGTTAAAGAAAACTACACAAAACTGCGTAAAGTCAGAAGTTATTTGATTAACATTTATCATGAAGAATTTTTGGCTAACTTGACAAATCAAGCTGTAAATGCGAAAGACAGATTCAAACCTGTAAAGCATACACTTCTTCAAAAGAATGATGTGGTTCTAATTAAAGAACCATATAGTAAGCCAAACCAATACCCAATGGGAATAGTCCGTGATGTAGTTCTCAATGAGCTTGGGGAAGTTACTGGAGTTACCCTACTAAAAGGCAGAACTGGGGAACTTACGAAGAGACATTCATCTAatctaatatttcttttcagaCCTGATGTTTCTTCAAATGAAGATAAAGACAGTCCTAATTATGACTCAAATGATTCTAATCTGGCCAGCAATCGCATTCAAGGAAAGCGCAGAAAGCGCAAAGCGGCAAAGATTAGTACTCTGAAGACCAGacaaattttacagaaaagttTGTCTGTGtag